One Candidatus Bathyarchaeia archaeon genomic window, AACCCCTTCTTCGACATCGTTCTGAAAGGACTCAAGGGGCTGGTCGACGGTAACCATTTTTTTGAGACATTCACTGACGACGCTATTTTGGAGTTCCGCTACGAGTTTCCCGGATGGCCAGCAAAGATTCGAGGCGGGAAGGGGTACATGAAGGCATTAACCGGATACGGTGACAACATTAGGCTCCACTCTGCGAATCATCTTGTTGTGCATCGCAGCCAGGACAGCCGCGTCATCATCATCGAATATCAAACCCACGGGAAGGTCCTTGCCACCGGCGCTTCCTACGACAACCGGTTCATCTCGGTCATCACGATCGAAAACAGAAAGATCGTCCACTGGGTCGACTACATGGATTCTCTCGCAGCCTGGAAAGCGCTGGGCGGCGAGTAAGATTGATTTCGACGCCGCTTATTCCGGCATTGTCTCTGGCTAGTGAGAGAGTCTCGCTGGGCTACTCGCAACGATCTCTTGTGGCGGCGTTATCCATCTCTCTCCCCACACCCTAAGCGCTTCTACAACGGGCTCCAATTGCCTACCTTTCTCTGTAAGAGAATACTGCACAGCAACTGGCTGAGTACCCAAAACCTCTCTACGAATAATGTCTTCTGACGCGAGATATTTCAGGACGCGGGAAAGACTCTTTGGATCGAGGCCCACAGCGACATCGAGTATTCCACTGAATCTCAAGGGCCCCTGGATCAGCGAGCTGACTACGGCCAGCCGCAATTCGTTTCCCACCTTCGTAATTGATTCAATTGCCGGACAAGCACTATGATTTCTGGACACGCGATTCATCGCTGCTCTCTCGCTTACAGTCTTCCGTCTTCTTCTGATAGCCAGTGACATATGAGCCACTCACTACCACCCCAGCCAGCGCCAA contains:
- a CDS encoding helix-turn-helix domain-containing protein; translated protein: MSLAIRRRRKTVSERAAMNRVSRNHSACPAIESITKVGNELRLAVVSSLIQGPLRFSGILDVAVGLDPKSLSRVLKYLASEDIIRREVLGTQPVAVQYSLTEKGRQLEPVVEALRVWGERWITPPQEIVASSPARLSH
- a CDS encoding nuclear transport factor 2 family protein, with protein sequence MGYPGATHEKVRKKNHLGYQRAEKCYKMRDKYAEFEALNPFFDIVLKGLKGLVDGNHFFETFTDDAILEFRYEFPGWPAKIRGGKGYMKALTGYGDNIRLHSANHLVVHRSQDSRVIIIEYQTHGKVLATGASYDNRFISVITIENRKIVHWVDYMDSLAAWKALGGE